In the genome of Sciurus carolinensis chromosome 3, mSciCar1.2, whole genome shotgun sequence, one region contains:
- the Trim65 gene encoding tripartite motif-containing protein 65 isoform X1, whose protein sequence is MAALQLEDKLTCAICLGLYQDPATLPCGHNFCKACIQNCWRSCQKECPECRQPFPDGAEPCRNVALSDLLEMLRPGPGAGAGPGAGPGADPGARARCPHHGRPLELFCRTEGRCVCSVCTVQDCGLHERALLEAERREREAQLRAKLEITQQQATQAKAQLQELQQQSSQIQSAACTLASVVSGKFSCLLQALEMRRASALKGIETSKTQALTQAREEEQRLHNHLEALAQYGHRVQGLLEQVDDQTFLQESQLLFEPPEPLGPLTPPQWDEDQQLGDLKELLSLLCGLLLEEGNPPRVPAKAANSGPMEVPGPLALVSSTPMCPLRRKLWQNYRNLTFDPDSANRHLRLSHQNQQVKHHRQPRGPARPGSFELWQVQCSQSFQAGRHYWEVRASGHSVTLGVAYPELTRHKQGTHTDNIGRGPSSWGLCVQEDSIQAWHEGAAQRLPSLSGRLVGMDLDLTSGCLTFYSLEPQTKLLHTFHALFSRPLCPVFWLLEGRTLTLCHQPGAKLPPGSQGETSGFN, encoded by the exons ATGGCCGCGCTGCAGCTGGAGGACAAGCTGACCTGCGCCATCTGCCTGGGGCTCTACCAGGACCCGGCGACTCTGCCCTGCGGCCACAACTTCTGTAAGGCCTGCATCCAGAACTGTTGGCGCAGCTGTCAGAAAGAGTGCCCCGAGTGCCGCCAGCCCTTCCCGGATGGCGCCGAGCCGTGCCGCAACGTGGCGCTCAGCGACCTGCTGGAGATGCTGCGCCCCGGCCCCGGCGCTGGCGCGGGCCCCGGCGCGGGCCCTGGCGCGGACCCCGGCGCTCGCGCGCGCTGCCCTCACCACGGACGTCCCCTCGAGCTCTTCTGCCGCACCGAGGGCCGCTGCGTGTGCAGCGTCTGCACGGTGCAGGACTGTGGCCTCCACGAGCGGGCGCTGCTGGAAGCCGAGCGCCGCGAGCGCGAG GCCCAGCTGAGAGCCAAACTGGAGATCACCCAACAGCAGGCCACTCAGGCCAAGGCCCAGCTCCAGGAGCTGCAGCAGCAAAGCAGCCAGATCCAG AGCGCGGCCTGCACTCTGGCCTCAGTGGTCTCTGGCAAGTTCAGCTGCCTGCTGCAGGCCCTGGAAATGCGGAGGGCCTCGGCGCTGAAGGGCATCGAGACCTCCAAGACACAGGCGCTGACACAGGCCAGGGAAGAGGAGCAGCGGCTGCACAACCACCTGGAGGCCCTGGCTCAATATGGCCACAGGGTCCAGGGTCTCCTGGAGCAAGTGGATGACCAGACCTTCCTGCAG GAGTCACAGCTGCTCTTTGAGCCCCCAGAGCCCCTTGGGCCACTGACCCCTCCACAGTGGGACGAAGACCAGCAGCTGGGTGACCTAAAGGAGTTGCTGAGCCTGCTATGTGGTCTTCTCCTGGAAGAGGGGAACCCCCCCAGGGTGCCAGCCAAGGCTGCTAACTCGGGCCCCATGG AGGTCCCAGGTCCCCTGGCACTGGTCTCAAGCACACCGATGTGTCCACTGAGGAGGAAACTCTGGCAGA ATTATCGCAATCTCACCTTTGACCCAGATAGTGCCAACCGCCACTTGCGCCTGTCCCACCAGAACCAGCAGGTGAAGCACCATCGCCAGCCCCGGGGGCCAGCGAGGCCAGGCAGCTTTGAGCTCTGGCAGGTGCAGTGTTCCCAGAGCTTCCAGGCTGGacggcactactgggaggtgcgTGCTTCTGGCCACTCAGTGACCCTGGGTGTCGCCTACCCAGAACTGACGCGACACAAGCAGGGAACCCACACAGACAATATCGGCCGTGGGCCCTCCTCCTGGGGCCTCTGTGTGCAGGAGGACAGCATCCAGGCCTGGCACGAGGGAGCGGCCCAGCGCCTCCCCAGCTTGTCTGGGCGGCTCGTGGGCATGGATTTGGACCTGACCTCAGGCTGCCTCACCTTCTACAGCCTGGAGCCGCAGACCAAGCTCCTGCACACCTTCCATGCCCTCTTCAGTCGGCCCCTTTGTCCGGTTTTCTGGCTCCTAGAGGGCAGGACCCTCACCCTGTGCCATCAGCCTGGAGCCAAGCTCCCTCCAGGATCCCAGGGAGAGACCTCAGGTTTCaactga
- the Trim65 gene encoding tripartite motif-containing protein 65 isoform X4 yields MAALQLEDKLTCAICLGLYQDPATLPCGHNFCKACIQNCWRSCQKECPECRQPFPDGAEPCRNVALSDLLEMLRPGPGAGAGPGAGPGADPGARARCPHHGRPLELFCRTEGRCVCSVCTVQDCGLHERALLEAERRERESAACTLASVVSGKFSCLLQALEMRRASALKGIETSKTQALTQAREEEQRLHNHLEALAQYGHRVQGLLEQVDDQTFLQESQLLFEPPEPLGPLTPPQWDEDQQLGDLKELLSLLCGLLLEEGNPPRVPAKAANSGPMEVPGPLALVSSTPMCPLRRKLWQNYRNLTFDPDSANRHLRLSHQNQQVKHHRQPRGPARPGSFELWQVQCSQSFQAGRHYWEVRASGHSVTLGVAYPELTRHKQGTHTDNIGRGPSSWGLCVQEDSIQAWHEGAAQRLPSLSGRLVGMDLDLTSGCLTFYSLEPQTKLLHTFHALFSRPLCPVFWLLEGRTLTLCHQPGAKLPPGSQGETSGFN; encoded by the exons ATGGCCGCGCTGCAGCTGGAGGACAAGCTGACCTGCGCCATCTGCCTGGGGCTCTACCAGGACCCGGCGACTCTGCCCTGCGGCCACAACTTCTGTAAGGCCTGCATCCAGAACTGTTGGCGCAGCTGTCAGAAAGAGTGCCCCGAGTGCCGCCAGCCCTTCCCGGATGGCGCCGAGCCGTGCCGCAACGTGGCGCTCAGCGACCTGCTGGAGATGCTGCGCCCCGGCCCCGGCGCTGGCGCGGGCCCCGGCGCGGGCCCTGGCGCGGACCCCGGCGCTCGCGCGCGCTGCCCTCACCACGGACGTCCCCTCGAGCTCTTCTGCCGCACCGAGGGCCGCTGCGTGTGCAGCGTCTGCACGGTGCAGGACTGTGGCCTCCACGAGCGGGCGCTGCTGGAAGCCGAGCGCCGCGAGCGCGAG AGCGCGGCCTGCACTCTGGCCTCAGTGGTCTCTGGCAAGTTCAGCTGCCTGCTGCAGGCCCTGGAAATGCGGAGGGCCTCGGCGCTGAAGGGCATCGAGACCTCCAAGACACAGGCGCTGACACAGGCCAGGGAAGAGGAGCAGCGGCTGCACAACCACCTGGAGGCCCTGGCTCAATATGGCCACAGGGTCCAGGGTCTCCTGGAGCAAGTGGATGACCAGACCTTCCTGCAG GAGTCACAGCTGCTCTTTGAGCCCCCAGAGCCCCTTGGGCCACTGACCCCTCCACAGTGGGACGAAGACCAGCAGCTGGGTGACCTAAAGGAGTTGCTGAGCCTGCTATGTGGTCTTCTCCTGGAAGAGGGGAACCCCCCCAGGGTGCCAGCCAAGGCTGCTAACTCGGGCCCCATGG AGGTCCCAGGTCCCCTGGCACTGGTCTCAAGCACACCGATGTGTCCACTGAGGAGGAAACTCTGGCAGA ATTATCGCAATCTCACCTTTGACCCAGATAGTGCCAACCGCCACTTGCGCCTGTCCCACCAGAACCAGCAGGTGAAGCACCATCGCCAGCCCCGGGGGCCAGCGAGGCCAGGCAGCTTTGAGCTCTGGCAGGTGCAGTGTTCCCAGAGCTTCCAGGCTGGacggcactactgggaggtgcgTGCTTCTGGCCACTCAGTGACCCTGGGTGTCGCCTACCCAGAACTGACGCGACACAAGCAGGGAACCCACACAGACAATATCGGCCGTGGGCCCTCCTCCTGGGGCCTCTGTGTGCAGGAGGACAGCATCCAGGCCTGGCACGAGGGAGCGGCCCAGCGCCTCCCCAGCTTGTCTGGGCGGCTCGTGGGCATGGATTTGGACCTGACCTCAGGCTGCCTCACCTTCTACAGCCTGGAGCCGCAGACCAAGCTCCTGCACACCTTCCATGCCCTCTTCAGTCGGCCCCTTTGTCCGGTTTTCTGGCTCCTAGAGGGCAGGACCCTCACCCTGTGCCATCAGCCTGGAGCCAAGCTCCCTCCAGGATCCCAGGGAGAGACCTCAGGTTTCaactga
- the Trim47 gene encoding E3 ubiquitin-protein ligase TRIM47, with amino-acid sequence MDGSGPFSCPICLEPLREPVTLPCGHNFCLSCLGALWPHRSAGGTSGSGGAARCPLCQEPFPDGLQLRKNHTLSELLQLRQGSGPAMPSPAPGPARGTTPEPSAPSAPPSAPEPSAPCAPESWPTGEEPVRCDACPEGAALPAALSCLSCLASFCPAHLGPHERSPALRGHRLVPPLRRLEESLCPRHLRPLERYCRVERVCLCEACAAQEHRGHELVTLEQERALQEAEQPKVLSAVEDRMDELGACIAQSRRTVALIKSAAVAERERVSQLFAEAAAALQGFQTEVLGFIEEGEAAMLGRSQGDLRRQEEQRSRLSRARHNLSQVPEADSVSFLQELLALRLALEEGCGPGPGPPRELSFTKSSQAVRAVRDVLASACASQWEQLRGLGSDDGLQKPGSEADSESQDPDSTNLLESDIPRDYFLKFAYIVDLDSDTADKFLQLFGTKGVKRVLCPINYPESPTRFTHCEQVLGVGALDRGTYYWEVEIIEGWVSVGVMAEGFSPQEPYDRGRLGRNAYSCCLQWNGRNFSVWFHGLELALPQPFSPTVGICLEYADRALAFYAVRDGKMSLLRRLKASRPRRGGAPASPADPFQSRLDSHLAGLFAHRLKPAFFLESVDAHLQIGPLKKSCISVLKRR; translated from the exons ATGGACGGCAGCGGGCCCTTCAGCTGCCCCATCTGCCTGGAGCCGCTCCGGGAGCCGGTGACGCTGCCCTGCGGCCACAACTTCTGCCTCTCCTGCCTGGGCGCACTCTGGCCGCATCGCAGCGCGGGAGGCACGAGCGGTTCCGGAGGCGCAGCCCGCTGCCCTCTGTGCCAGGAGCCCTTCCCTGACGGCCTGCAGCTCCGCAAGAACCACACACTGTCCGAGCTGCTGCAGCTCCGCCAGGGCTCCGGCCCAGCCATGCCCTCCCCGGCCCCCGGCCCTGCCCGGGGCACGACGCCGGAGCCCTCGGCACCCAGCGCTCCGCCGAGCGCTCCGGAACCGTCCGCTCCGTGCGCGCCAGAGTCATGGCCCACCGGGGAAGAGCCCGTGCGCTGTGACGCGTGCCCCGAGGGCGCGGCCCTGCCCGCGGCGCTCTCTTGCCTCTCCTGCCTTGCCTCCTTCTGCCCCGCGCACCTGGGCCCGCACGAGCGCAGCCCCGCGCTCCGCGGGCACCGCCTGGTGCCACCGCTGCGCCGGCTGGAGGAGAGCCTGTGCCCGCGCCACCTGCGGCCGCTGGAGCGCTACTGCCGCGTGGAGCGCGTATGCCTGTGCGAGGCCTGCGCCGCCCAGGAGCACCGCGGCCACGAGCTCGTGACACTGGAGCAAGAGCGCGCGCTCCAGGAG GCTGAGCAGCCCAAAGTCCTGAGTGCTGTGGAGGACCGCATGGATGAGCTGGGTGCCTGCATCGCACAGTCCCGGCGCACGGTGGCCCTCATCAAG AGTGCCGCTGTGGCAGAGCGGGAGAGGGTGAGCCAGCTGTTTGCCGAGGCTGCAGCCGCCCTGCAGGGCTTCCAAACAGAGGTACTAGGCTTCATCGAGGAGGGGGAGGCTGCCATGCTGGGCCGCTCTCAGGGCGACCTTCGGCGACAGGAGGAACAACGCAGCCGTCTAAGCCGGGCCCGCCACAACCTCAGTCAGGTCCCGGAAGCCGACTCAGTCAGCTTCCTGCAG GAGCTCCTGGCACTACGGCTGGCCCTGGAAGAGGGGTGCGGCCCTGGACCTGGTCCCCCCAGGGAGCTCAGCTTTACCAAGTCCTCTCAAGCCGTCCGGGCAGTGAGAGATGTGCTGGCCTCAGCCTGTGCCAGCCAGTGGGAGCAGCTGCGGGGGCTGGGCAGTGATGACGGGCTGCAGAAGCCGGGCTCAGAAG CTGACAGCGAGTCCCAGGACCCTGATAGCACAAACCTCCTGGAGAGTGACATTCCCAGGGACTATTTCCTCAAAT TCGCCTACATCGTGGACTTGGATAGCGACACGGCAGACAAGTTCCTGCAACTCTTTGGAACCAAAGGTGTCAAGAGAGTGCTGTGTCCCATCAATTACCCCGAGTCACCCACTCGCTTCACCCACTGCGAACAGGTGCTGGGGGTAGGTGCCCTGGACCGTGGCACCTACTACTGGGAGGTAGAGATCATTGAGGGCTGGGTCAGTGTGGGGGTCATGGCCGAAGGCTTCTCCCCACAAGAGCCCTACGACCGGGGCCGGCTGGGCCGCAACGCGTATTCCTGCTGCCTGCAGTGGAATGGACGCAACTTCTCCGTCTGGTTCCATGGGCTGGAGCTGGCTCTCCCCCAGCCCTTCTCGCCCACGGTCGGGATCTGCCTGGAGTACGCTGACCGGGCCCTGGCTTTCTACGCCGTGCGCGATGGCAAGATGAGCCTTCTGCGGAGGTTGAAGGCCTCCCGGCCACGTCGCGGGGGTGCCCCGGCCTCCCCTGCTGACCCTTTCCAGAGCCGCCTGGACAGCCACTTGGCAGGGCTCTTCGCTCACAGACTCAAGCCCGCCTTCTTCCTGGAGAGTGTGGATGCCCATCTGCAGATCGGGCCCCTCAAGAAGTCCTGTATATCTGTGCTGAAGCGGAGGTGA
- the Trim65 gene encoding tripartite motif-containing protein 65 isoform X2 — protein sequence MAALQLEDKLTCAICLGLYQDPATLPCGHNFCKACIQNCWRSCQKECPECRQPFPDGAEPCRNVALSDLLEMLRPGPGAGAGPGAGPGADPGARARCPHHGRPLELFCRTEGRCVCSVCTVQDCGLHERALLEAERREREVTPPGRPGGARPGHPDAPPVPTQSAACTLASVVSGKFSCLLQALEMRRASALKGIETSKTQALTQAREEEQRLHNHLEALAQYGHRVQGLLEQVDDQTFLQESQLLFEPPEPLGPLTPPQWDEDQQLGDLKELLSLLCGLLLEEGNPPRVPAKAANSGPMEVPGPLALVSSTPMCPLRRKLWQNYRNLTFDPDSANRHLRLSHQNQQVKHHRQPRGPARPGSFELWQVQCSQSFQAGRHYWEVRASGHSVTLGVAYPELTRHKQGTHTDNIGRGPSSWGLCVQEDSIQAWHEGAAQRLPSLSGRLVGMDLDLTSGCLTFYSLEPQTKLLHTFHALFSRPLCPVFWLLEGRTLTLCHQPGAKLPPGSQGETSGFN from the exons ATGGCCGCGCTGCAGCTGGAGGACAAGCTGACCTGCGCCATCTGCCTGGGGCTCTACCAGGACCCGGCGACTCTGCCCTGCGGCCACAACTTCTGTAAGGCCTGCATCCAGAACTGTTGGCGCAGCTGTCAGAAAGAGTGCCCCGAGTGCCGCCAGCCCTTCCCGGATGGCGCCGAGCCGTGCCGCAACGTGGCGCTCAGCGACCTGCTGGAGATGCTGCGCCCCGGCCCCGGCGCTGGCGCGGGCCCCGGCGCGGGCCCTGGCGCGGACCCCGGCGCTCGCGCGCGCTGCCCTCACCACGGACGTCCCCTCGAGCTCTTCTGCCGCACCGAGGGCCGCTGCGTGTGCAGCGTCTGCACGGTGCAGGACTGTGGCCTCCACGAGCGGGCGCTGCTGGAAGCCGAGCGCCGCGAGCGCGAGGTGACGCCGCCGGGTCGACCGGGCGG TGCAAGGCCTGGCCACCCTGATGCTCCTCCTGTGCCCACACAGAGCGCGGCCTGCACTCTGGCCTCAGTGGTCTCTGGCAAGTTCAGCTGCCTGCTGCAGGCCCTGGAAATGCGGAGGGCCTCGGCGCTGAAGGGCATCGAGACCTCCAAGACACAGGCGCTGACACAGGCCAGGGAAGAGGAGCAGCGGCTGCACAACCACCTGGAGGCCCTGGCTCAATATGGCCACAGGGTCCAGGGTCTCCTGGAGCAAGTGGATGACCAGACCTTCCTGCAG GAGTCACAGCTGCTCTTTGAGCCCCCAGAGCCCCTTGGGCCACTGACCCCTCCACAGTGGGACGAAGACCAGCAGCTGGGTGACCTAAAGGAGTTGCTGAGCCTGCTATGTGGTCTTCTCCTGGAAGAGGGGAACCCCCCCAGGGTGCCAGCCAAGGCTGCTAACTCGGGCCCCATGG AGGTCCCAGGTCCCCTGGCACTGGTCTCAAGCACACCGATGTGTCCACTGAGGAGGAAACTCTGGCAGA ATTATCGCAATCTCACCTTTGACCCAGATAGTGCCAACCGCCACTTGCGCCTGTCCCACCAGAACCAGCAGGTGAAGCACCATCGCCAGCCCCGGGGGCCAGCGAGGCCAGGCAGCTTTGAGCTCTGGCAGGTGCAGTGTTCCCAGAGCTTCCAGGCTGGacggcactactgggaggtgcgTGCTTCTGGCCACTCAGTGACCCTGGGTGTCGCCTACCCAGAACTGACGCGACACAAGCAGGGAACCCACACAGACAATATCGGCCGTGGGCCCTCCTCCTGGGGCCTCTGTGTGCAGGAGGACAGCATCCAGGCCTGGCACGAGGGAGCGGCCCAGCGCCTCCCCAGCTTGTCTGGGCGGCTCGTGGGCATGGATTTGGACCTGACCTCAGGCTGCCTCACCTTCTACAGCCTGGAGCCGCAGACCAAGCTCCTGCACACCTTCCATGCCCTCTTCAGTCGGCCCCTTTGTCCGGTTTTCTGGCTCCTAGAGGGCAGGACCCTCACCCTGTGCCATCAGCCTGGAGCCAAGCTCCCTCCAGGATCCCAGGGAGAGACCTCAGGTTTCaactga
- the Mrpl38 gene encoding 39S ribosomal protein L38, mitochondrial: protein MAAPWWRAALCGRRAWRGFGSSAALSRRTPPLGPMPNADIDVSNLEQLEKYRSFDRYRRRAEQEARAPHWWRTYWEHFGDKTDPKDKIDIGLPPPTVCRTQQLQERKRVLRELRTSVEEERAARLRTASIPLEAVRAEWERTCGPYHKQRLAEYYGLYRDLFHGATFVPWVPLHVAYAVGEEDLMPVYHGNEVTPTEAAQAPEVTYEADEGSMWTLLLTNLDGHLLEPDAEYVHWLLTNIPGNRVTDGQETCPYLPPFPARGTGFHRFTFLLFKQDKPIDFSEDTRPSPCYQLAQRTFHTFDFYKKHQDAMTPAGLAFFQCRWDDSVTQTFHQLLDMREPVFEFVRPPPYHPKQKRFPHRQPLRYLDRYRDSHEPTYGIY from the exons ATGGCGGCGCCCTGGTGGCGAGCAGCGCTGTGCGGGAGGCGGGCGTGGCGGGGCTTCGGCTCCTCGG CCGCCCTGAGCCGCCGGACGCCCCCGCTGGGGCCGATGCCCAACGCGGACATCGACGTGAGCAACCTGGAGCAGCTGGAGAAGTACCGGAGCTTCGACCGCTACCGGCGCCGGGCGGAGCAGGAGGCGCGGGCCCCGCACTGGTGGCGGACCTACTGGGAGCACTTCGGGGACAAGACAG ATCCCAAAGACAAAATTGACATTGGGCTGCCTCCACCCACAGTCTGCCGGACCCAACAGTTACAGGAACGGAAGCGGGTCCTACGGGAGCTTCGGACCAGTGTGGAAGAGGAGCGGGCTGCTCGCCTCCGCACAG CCAGCATCCCCCTGGAGGCTGTGCGAGCCGAGTGGGAGAGGACCTGCGGCCCCTATCACAAGCAGCGCCTGGCTGAGTATTACGGCCTCTACCGAGACCTGTTCCACGGTGCCACTTTCGTGCCCTGGGTTCCCCTGCACGTGGCCTATGCTGTGGGTGAGGAGGACCTGATGCCTGTGTACCACGGCAATGAAGTGACTCCAACTGAG GCTGCCCAGGCCCCAGAGGTGACCTATGAGGCAGATGAGGGTTCAATGTGGACATTGCTGCTCACCAATTTGG ATGGACACCTGCTGGAGCCAGATGCCGAGTATGTCCACTGGCTGCT AACCAACATCCCAGGCAACAGAGTGACTGACGGACAGGAGACTTGTCCCTACCTCCCCCCCTTCCCTGCCCGAGGCACTGGCTTCCACCGCTTTACCTTTCTTCTCTTCAAGCAAGACAAGCCAATCGACTTCTCCGAGGACACCCGCCCCTCTCCCTG CTACCAGCTGGCCCAGCGGACCTTCCACACTTTTGATTTCTACAAGAAACACCAGGACGCCATGACTCCCGCTGGCTTGGCCTTCTTTCAGTGCCGCTGGGATGACTCAGTCACCCAAACCTTCCACCAACTTCTGG ACATGCGGGAGCCAGTGTTTGAGTTTGTGCGGCCGCCCCCTTACCACCCCAAGCAGAAGCGCTTCCCACACCGTCAGCCCCTGCGCTATCTGGACCGGTATAGGGACAGTCATGAGCCCACCTATGGCATCTACTGA
- the Trim65 gene encoding tripartite motif-containing protein 65 isoform X5, translating into MAPSRAATWRSATCWRCCAPAPALARAPARALARTPALARAALTTDVPSSSSAAPRAAACAASARCRTVASTSGRCWKPSAASASARPGHPDAPPVPTQSAACTLASVVSGKFSCLLQALEMRRASALKGIETSKTQALTQAREEEQRLHNHLEALAQYGHRVQGLLEQVDDQTFLQESQLLFEPPEPLGPLTPPQWDEDQQLGDLKELLSLLCGLLLEEGNPPRVPAKAANSGPMEVPGPLALVSSTPMCPLRRKLWQNYRNLTFDPDSANRHLRLSHQNQQVKHHRQPRGPARPGSFELWQVQCSQSFQAGRHYWEVRASGHSVTLGVAYPELTRHKQGTHTDNIGRGPSSWGLCVQEDSIQAWHEGAAQRLPSLSGRLVGMDLDLTSGCLTFYSLEPQTKLLHTFHALFSRPLCPVFWLLEGRTLTLCHQPGAKLPPGSQGETSGFN; encoded by the exons ATGGCGCCGAGCCGTGCCGCAACGTGGCGCTCAGCGACCTGCTGGAGATGCTGCGCCCCGGCCCCGGCGCTGGCGCGGGCCCCGGCGCGGGCCCTGGCGCGGACCCCGGCGCTCGCGCGCGCTGCCCTCACCACGGACGTCCCCTCGAGCTCTTCTGCCGCACCGAGGGCCGCTGCGTGTGCAGCGTCTGCACGGTGCAGGACTGTGGCCTCCACGAGCGGGCGCTGCTGGAAGCCGAGCGCCGCGAGCGCGAG TGCAAGGCCTGGCCACCCTGATGCTCCTCCTGTGCCCACACAGAGCGCGGCCTGCACTCTGGCCTCAGTGGTCTCTGGCAAGTTCAGCTGCCTGCTGCAGGCCCTGGAAATGCGGAGGGCCTCGGCGCTGAAGGGCATCGAGACCTCCAAGACACAGGCGCTGACACAGGCCAGGGAAGAGGAGCAGCGGCTGCACAACCACCTGGAGGCCCTGGCTCAATATGGCCACAGGGTCCAGGGTCTCCTGGAGCAAGTGGATGACCAGACCTTCCTGCAG GAGTCACAGCTGCTCTTTGAGCCCCCAGAGCCCCTTGGGCCACTGACCCCTCCACAGTGGGACGAAGACCAGCAGCTGGGTGACCTAAAGGAGTTGCTGAGCCTGCTATGTGGTCTTCTCCTGGAAGAGGGGAACCCCCCCAGGGTGCCAGCCAAGGCTGCTAACTCGGGCCCCATGG AGGTCCCAGGTCCCCTGGCACTGGTCTCAAGCACACCGATGTGTCCACTGAGGAGGAAACTCTGGCAGA ATTATCGCAATCTCACCTTTGACCCAGATAGTGCCAACCGCCACTTGCGCCTGTCCCACCAGAACCAGCAGGTGAAGCACCATCGCCAGCCCCGGGGGCCAGCGAGGCCAGGCAGCTTTGAGCTCTGGCAGGTGCAGTGTTCCCAGAGCTTCCAGGCTGGacggcactactgggaggtgcgTGCTTCTGGCCACTCAGTGACCCTGGGTGTCGCCTACCCAGAACTGACGCGACACAAGCAGGGAACCCACACAGACAATATCGGCCGTGGGCCCTCCTCCTGGGGCCTCTGTGTGCAGGAGGACAGCATCCAGGCCTGGCACGAGGGAGCGGCCCAGCGCCTCCCCAGCTTGTCTGGGCGGCTCGTGGGCATGGATTTGGACCTGACCTCAGGCTGCCTCACCTTCTACAGCCTGGAGCCGCAGACCAAGCTCCTGCACACCTTCCATGCCCTCTTCAGTCGGCCCCTTTGTCCGGTTTTCTGGCTCCTAGAGGGCAGGACCCTCACCCTGTGCCATCAGCCTGGAGCCAAGCTCCCTCCAGGATCCCAGGGAGAGACCTCAGGTTTCaactga
- the Trim65 gene encoding tripartite motif-containing protein 65 isoform X3 produces the protein MAALQLEDKLTCAICLGLYQDPATLPCGHNFCKACIQNCWRSCQKECPECRQPFPDGAEPCRNVALSDLLEMLRPGPGAGAGPGAGPGADPGARARCPHHGRPLELFCRTEGRCVCSVCTVQDCGLHERALLEAERREREAQLRAKLEITQQQATQAKAQLQELQQQSSQIQSAACTLASVVSGKFSCLLQALEMRRASALKGIETSKTQALTQAREEEQRLHNHLEALAQYGHRVQGLLEQVDDQTFLQESQLLFEPPEPLGPLTPPQWDEDQQLGDLKELLSLLCGLLLEEGNPPRVPAKAANSGPMDYRNLTFDPDSANRHLRLSHQNQQVKHHRQPRGPARPGSFELWQVQCSQSFQAGRHYWEVRASGHSVTLGVAYPELTRHKQGTHTDNIGRGPSSWGLCVQEDSIQAWHEGAAQRLPSLSGRLVGMDLDLTSGCLTFYSLEPQTKLLHTFHALFSRPLCPVFWLLEGRTLTLCHQPGAKLPPGSQGETSGFN, from the exons ATGGCCGCGCTGCAGCTGGAGGACAAGCTGACCTGCGCCATCTGCCTGGGGCTCTACCAGGACCCGGCGACTCTGCCCTGCGGCCACAACTTCTGTAAGGCCTGCATCCAGAACTGTTGGCGCAGCTGTCAGAAAGAGTGCCCCGAGTGCCGCCAGCCCTTCCCGGATGGCGCCGAGCCGTGCCGCAACGTGGCGCTCAGCGACCTGCTGGAGATGCTGCGCCCCGGCCCCGGCGCTGGCGCGGGCCCCGGCGCGGGCCCTGGCGCGGACCCCGGCGCTCGCGCGCGCTGCCCTCACCACGGACGTCCCCTCGAGCTCTTCTGCCGCACCGAGGGCCGCTGCGTGTGCAGCGTCTGCACGGTGCAGGACTGTGGCCTCCACGAGCGGGCGCTGCTGGAAGCCGAGCGCCGCGAGCGCGAG GCCCAGCTGAGAGCCAAACTGGAGATCACCCAACAGCAGGCCACTCAGGCCAAGGCCCAGCTCCAGGAGCTGCAGCAGCAAAGCAGCCAGATCCAG AGCGCGGCCTGCACTCTGGCCTCAGTGGTCTCTGGCAAGTTCAGCTGCCTGCTGCAGGCCCTGGAAATGCGGAGGGCCTCGGCGCTGAAGGGCATCGAGACCTCCAAGACACAGGCGCTGACACAGGCCAGGGAAGAGGAGCAGCGGCTGCACAACCACCTGGAGGCCCTGGCTCAATATGGCCACAGGGTCCAGGGTCTCCTGGAGCAAGTGGATGACCAGACCTTCCTGCAG GAGTCACAGCTGCTCTTTGAGCCCCCAGAGCCCCTTGGGCCACTGACCCCTCCACAGTGGGACGAAGACCAGCAGCTGGGTGACCTAAAGGAGTTGCTGAGCCTGCTATGTGGTCTTCTCCTGGAAGAGGGGAACCCCCCCAGGGTGCCAGCCAAGGCTGCTAACTCGGGCCCCATGG ATTATCGCAATCTCACCTTTGACCCAGATAGTGCCAACCGCCACTTGCGCCTGTCCCACCAGAACCAGCAGGTGAAGCACCATCGCCAGCCCCGGGGGCCAGCGAGGCCAGGCAGCTTTGAGCTCTGGCAGGTGCAGTGTTCCCAGAGCTTCCAGGCTGGacggcactactgggaggtgcgTGCTTCTGGCCACTCAGTGACCCTGGGTGTCGCCTACCCAGAACTGACGCGACACAAGCAGGGAACCCACACAGACAATATCGGCCGTGGGCCCTCCTCCTGGGGCCTCTGTGTGCAGGAGGACAGCATCCAGGCCTGGCACGAGGGAGCGGCCCAGCGCCTCCCCAGCTTGTCTGGGCGGCTCGTGGGCATGGATTTGGACCTGACCTCAGGCTGCCTCACCTTCTACAGCCTGGAGCCGCAGACCAAGCTCCTGCACACCTTCCATGCCCTCTTCAGTCGGCCCCTTTGTCCGGTTTTCTGGCTCCTAGAGGGCAGGACCCTCACCCTGTGCCATCAGCCTGGAGCCAAGCTCCCTCCAGGATCCCAGGGAGAGACCTCAGGTTTCaactga